The following proteins come from a genomic window of Citrobacter europaeus:
- a CDS encoding DUF1481 domain-containing protein: MNSFIEGAFSPLLSIWRHSLWLSGVLLLSACSRHSELPPFTASGYVGDQGAVRIWRKDSSDDVHLLSVFSPWRKGDTTTSEYRWQGDSLSLIELNVYSKPPEHVRIRFDDRGELSFMQREVDGLKQQLSSDQIALYRYRADQIRQTSDALRQGRVILRQGRWHANNTVTTCEGETLKPDLESWAINHIERRQSHSSVEVSVAWLEAPEGSQLLLVANEDFCHWQPKEKTF; the protein is encoded by the coding sequence GTGAACAGTTTTATCGAAGGGGCGTTTTCGCCCCTTTTGTCCATCTGGCGTCATTCGCTGTGGCTTTCAGGTGTTCTGTTGCTGTCTGCCTGCAGTCGCCATTCTGAGCTTCCTCCGTTCACAGCCAGCGGCTATGTTGGCGATCAGGGGGCAGTACGCATTTGGCGTAAAGATTCCAGCGACGATGTTCACTTGCTCTCGGTATTTAGTCCGTGGCGTAAAGGCGATACCACCACCAGTGAATACCGCTGGCAGGGTGACTCGCTCTCTCTGATAGAACTCAACGTGTACAGTAAACCGCCGGAACATGTTCGTATACGCTTTGATGACCGGGGTGAACTGAGTTTCATGCAGCGTGAGGTCGACGGTCTTAAGCAGCAGCTTTCCAGCGATCAAATCGCGCTTTACCGCTACCGTGCCGATCAAATCCGCCAGACCAGCGATGCGTTGCGTCAGGGACGGGTGATATTGCGTCAGGGACGCTGGCATGCGAATAACACGGTCACAACCTGTGAAGGTGAGACGCTGAAGCCCGATCTTGAATCGTGGGCGATAAACCATATTGAGCGCCGCCAGAGCCATTCATCCGTAGAGGTGAGCGTGGCATGGCTGGAAGCGCCCGAAGGATCGCAGCTCCTGCTGGTCGCCAACGAAGACTTCTGTCACTGGCAACCGAAAGAGAAAACCTTCTGA